The window TGGAAAAAAATGATGAACATTACCGGAAAATCCTGCGCCGGAATACGGATGCATTTCTGGACGCCGGATACAGCGCCGCCGGATATTTCCAGGCTGAAGCTCTCGTCTGGTCGTATCTGACATTTGATGATACAAAACTGCATAAGGCGATTGAAAACCGTTTGAGAGATACATTTATCAACGGGCTCCTTGAAGGCCGTGAAAATCACTTCTGTGATCTCGGCGGAAGAGGCTCATTGCGTGCACTCAGTCTTTTGTTTTATCAGCAGCTGGTTGAAAACAGCACCGGTTCGCGCGCTGCGCTGCTTAAATATCTGTGGGGCACCGGCTCGGAAAGTTCAAACGTTTCCGTGCGGCGTCAGGCGGAAATTCACCCGCGGCCGCGCCATGGTGAATCCATCGCCGCCGGAAAACTGGCGGAATACACATCCATCTGGATGATTGAAATGCTCGACCCCGGCTGCACCGTGCTGCCATGTTTTGAACATGTCATGCAGTCGGCGAAATAATGAAAGCCAGATCAAACCCGCCGGCGGCCGAGGCGGAAGCGAAGAAACGGGTGTGTCGGTCCGAAGCGTTCATTCCTGTGGTTTAATGAAGGACACACGATGCCGTTTAGATCGCGGCAGGATGGTTTACAGCCGGCTGGATAAAATGCTGAATAACCTGCAGCGCTGAAAAATGCACTCGATGTGGCAAATTTTTTTTCGCCAACCACCGGTAAGAATTAAAATTGCGGGATTTATTCTGGGGCAACAGCGGCAGTGCTCGCACGGACAATGAGTGACGGCTTTAAATTAAGAGAACGCGCCGCCCGCTGTCCGGTGACAATATCCATTGCGGCACCGGCGAGTTCACGAGACGGCAGGTGAATGGTGGTTAACGGCGGATTAAACATGGCAGCCATCGGAACGTCGTTATATGACGCCAGCGAAACCTCCTGTGGAATCTGAATGCCGGTTTGCATTAGGCGGGTCGCGAATGCAGTGGCAATCATATCGCCGACGCAAATTAGAGCGGTTAATTCTCCGGCGGTTATTTTTTCTGAAAGCTTTTGCACAGCCGGATCGCCGGCGGGCAGGGAATTGCTGAGCGTGTCCAGCGCGACAAATTCAACGACTTTTAATTTTAATCTGTGTTTCGCAAGTGCTGTCTGCAATGCGTTTTCGCGCACGACGGATGTGAGCGACCGGTCTCTGATAAAACCGATTTTTTTATGTCCGAGTGAACGCAGGTGATCCACCAGCAGTTCCGCGCCGGAATATTCATCTGAGCTGCAGGAAATAATATTTTTCTCCGGCGTTTTCAGCCCGATTTGGATAATTTTTTGCCCGGAACGACCCATCTGTTTTTTCCATTCGGAAAAATCAATGGTTCCCACCACGATAACGGCATCCGGGCGGTATCCGCGCAACAGATGGACAGCTTGCAGGGGTGTGACGCCTTTTGACATTCCGGCGACAATGACGCTCAGTTTGTCCTGTACCGCACGCTCATTGATTTCGTCCAGAATAATGCTGAGGTAGGGATCATGAAATGAACGGACAACGACACCGATCAAATTGGTTTTACGTCCGAACACAATATTTGCGGCGAGGTTAGGGCGGTAGTCCATTTCACGCGCAATGCGCAAAACTTTTTCGGCGGTGCGGCGCGCAATCCGGTCCTGTTCCCAGTGCCCGGACAGAATCCGCGACACAATGGACTGCGTAACACCGGATGCTTTTGCAATATCAATCTGACTTGCCATGGTAATGATCCCTTAAATTATGGGTGAATTTGTCAATTTTTCACCGGCGGTTCAATTTAAATTTAAAACATGCAGAAATAAACAGCAGCAAATAATTATTTATAATTTTAGTTGACGAATCGATTTTTCTACGGAACACTGAATTTCATATCCGGCGCTGTCGTGCCCGATTCGGAGTTGAACACATGATTGCCTGCATGACAATAGAACGTTACAGACAGAAACGCGCACTTAGCGCATTATTATTTGCAATGCTGTTTCTTCTGCCGGCAGCAGTATTCACGGCACCGGAAATCATTTATGCGCAGGGTTTCGCGAATAACAGCGGTTCAGGAAAACCGCTGCGGGATTATGACTGGAAAGTATACACCCGTACCAATGCGTTGGATGAGACCGCAACAAGCAACCGGATTGTTATTAACAATGCCGCTGCGATGGCGAACGTCAATGCCGCCGCACCGTACGGCGATGGAATTGTGGAGGGTTTTTATAATGCCAATTCACATCACATCTCTCTTTCATACACACCGCTGGTGATCAGCAACCTCATGAACATCACGGTGCAGTTCGACATGCGCAATACGTTGGACGTTTCAACCACCAGAATTGCAATTGAAGCCGGCGGGCAGTGGTATGTTTCGGCCAATGAATTCAACTGGACGCACGCAACGCAGTTCAGCACCGTTTCGCTGCGGCTGGACGAAGCGGAATTTCTGCCATTAAATTTTTCGGCGGGCAGTGAACTGGCGCTTCCGGCAAATGCCGCGCCGGTTGCATTCTCTGCACTCGGCGGACACATCACAGCGGCGGGCTTCTTTTTAGAACCGAATAACGGCAGCTCTTCGACGCAGATGCGGGTAGATAATTTTACGGTGAGCGCCGAAGTAATTCCTATTCAATCATCACTGTTTTTTACAATCCTGTCACCGCCGGCACTCTGGGAACGGGTTTATGTGTATGGCGATGCGCTGCTGTCGTCGCCGGAGTTTTGCGATGCGCTGACGAGTGCCGGCATGCGCGCCGTCCGGTTATCCGCAGACCGGTTGAATACGTTTTCGATTCATTCCGCCCGTACGGTAGTTTTGGCGCCGGAAACGGTTTGTCCGCCGGAAAGCCGGCCGGCGCTCACACAGTTTTTACGCAACGGCGGCAATATTGCGGTAATCGGCGCCGGCGCATTTGATTACCGGCCGGTGCCGGCAAATCCGGTGCCGCTCTGGCGCGCGTCCACCGGCGCGACGATTACCTATCCGCCGCAGATCGGAACCATGAAGTGCGATAAACCGGCGCGGTCGGAAATCACCGCGCCGGACGGCGAAAAAGCATTGCATTTTGAAACGACCAGCCGCGGAATGACCAATGTGCTGGCGACGTTCAGCGTGTCACCATCACTGCTGAATTCAAACCGGACGGTATTGACGTTTCTGGCGAAAGGCAGCACCTATGCTGAACTGCTGTGGTTGCAAATTACTGATCATTCGAACGGAACGTGGATTCATTTTCTACCGGTAACGCCGGAATGGAAAACGCACATCGTTTCGCTCGCCGACTTTATTCCGGAAGGCTGGTCGGACGCGCTGACGCCGTATCCGCTGCTGAATCCGGAAAACATCAGCAAAATTTCGATCGGAATCAACAACGCGGTAGTGTGGCGCGAAAAACCGATGGCGTTTTCCATCGGTTCAATTGATCTTGCCGAAAACGCCGCCGGAATTTATGCGCCGACATCGGTGCAGTTGAAATACCGGATTCCGTATCTGGAACTCGGCATCACCGCGCCGGAATGGATTTTTGATCCATTCGCCGGATGCGCCGCGCCGGAAAATAATGTGAGTATCACTGCCGCGCCGGATTCCGGCGGACTGGCTGCCGGCACTGATGCCGGAATTTCTGTCGCATGGATTTGTCCGCCGCCGTATCTGGAACATCCCGGTACGCAGATGGGCACGGATACAGCCAGCGAATATAACACCAAAGAAAAACGCCGGATGCGCCGGATTCCGCTCTGGAACGGCACGGCCGGAAATTCCGGTGCGCCGGCAGCGCCGGTAGCAGAACTGCGATTTTTTGCGGCGGGAGAACTGTTTGGCGCCGGCGTTGCGCTGTTCGGTTTTACGCCGGACGAATTTACAGAAAAACCGGCGCTGATTTCGTCCCTGGCATCATCATTGCATTACGCGCTGTTCACGCCGAAAATTCTGTCGGTGATTCCGAACACCACCAGCGCTGCCGAAACGTCGGTGCCGAAGGTGAAAGTGACGCTGCATAATCCGACCACCAATATTATTCGCGGCACATTAAGCGCGAATGCCGGCGCCGGAAGAGTCAGCGGTGCGATGAGTATGGATATTCCGCGCCGGAATAAGGCCACCCGCGAACTTGAGCTCGATGCCGTGCCGGCTGATTTTCCGTTTACAGCGTTCGACTGGGAAGCGGTGTATGAATGGACCTCCGGCAGCGACCGGTTTGCCGACCACGTGGATGCCGAACGGACACTGCTCTACGCCATCCGGCACATGATTCAGATTCAGGCAGCGCACGATGACGGACGTTTAACGCACCATTATTTCGGGGATGCTTATGGCTCGCGCGCGATGTTTCTTTATCTCGAATGGCTGCGCCGGAACCCGGCACAGCTCGCTGAAAATGCTGACTTATGGTACGGAATTTCAACGAATGCGATTGATGTTACGGCACGCCGGTTTACGCAGATGATGCTCGACCGGCAGACATCTTCCGGCACAGCCAAAGGCGCGGTTCCGATTGGTTACGGTGAATATAATATGCCGTACTTCAACAGCGCCGACGGCGGAAATATTACACTGGCGCTGGCGCAGGCGGCGTCGCGCATGAGCGATGCGGCGCTGCGCGAAGAAATTTATACGTTTACCGGCAGGCTGCTTGATCTGGTTGAAACGCTGTACACCGGCAACGGATTGTACCGCACCGGACTGCGCGGCGGAGTTCCCACCCAGGCTACGCTGTGGTACGTCATGCCGGATGTGATGGGCGCGCAGGCGATTTATGCGCTCGAAAAAAACAGCGCGACCTATTCAAATCTTTTCGCGCGCAACACACGGCTGTTTATTGAGCTGGAATACAGCGCCGACAGTTATTTTCAGGCGGAGGCGCTGTGCTGGGCGTACCTCATATTTAAAGAGAGCGATCCGGAGTTGAGCACCGCAGTTTCTGACTGTCTGCGACAGACATTCCTGCCGGGAATGACCAGCGGCGGCGAAACGCATTTTTATAATATGGGCGGGCGCGGTTCGTTGCGTGCGCTGCCGCTGCTTTATTATCAGCAGCTGATTGAAAACAGCGCCGGTTCGCGTGCGGCGTTGCTGAAATATTTGTGGGGCGCTGGGTCGGAAAGCTCCAATGTGTCTGTGCGCCGGCAGGCGGAGCTGCACCCGCGTCCGCGGCACGGCGAATCGATTGCCGCTGCCAAACTGGCGGAATATACATCGGTCTGGCTGATGGAACTGCTGGATCCCGGTTCAACACTGCTGCCGCGGTTTGACGCTGTGATGCAGCCGGGACAGAACTGAAATTACTGATGAGTGGAGGTGAAAACAGGTCAAAAACAAGTTTAATAAATAATTATTGATTATGTGGTTGACAGGTTTTGATTTTCAGGGATAGTAAATGAATAAATCCGGCCGGGTTATCGCCGGTGATAAAAGGAGAACAGCTGTATGAAAGCAGGAAATAAAGCATTCGGAGCGGTTTTATTTGCAACTCTTTTTTCGATATCCAGGGCGCTGGCGGCAGAAACGCTGTACGCACAGAATTTTTCCAATAATACCGGTACGGAACAGCTGGCTTCGGCCTATGGCTGGAAGGTGTTTTCCCGTTCATCCGATGTGTCAAAAGCGAGCAGGCGTATCAGCCGTTATACCGGGTCAAAAATTCAGATGAGAAATGTGAAGGCGCTGGCGCCGTACGGCAAAGACGAGGCGAAAGGATTTTACAGTGCTAATTCGCCGCACCTTTCGCTTTCTCATGTGCCGCTGGCAATCAGCCGCGCAAAACATCCAAATGTCACGCTGAGTTTTGATCTGCGGACAACAGCGGCGGCATCTACCGCGCGGTTTGTGTTTAAAACGGCGGACGGCTGGTATGTTTCAGAAGAGATGTTTGCATTTCCGTCCACGTCAAATTTTCAGACATTTGCGGTGAAACTTTTTGGCGATACAAAATTCCTTCAACTGGATTTTAAAACCGGTAAACTGGGAATTAATCCGGCGCCGGCGGTCGCCGCCTCTGAAATTACCGGCGATATTGAAAATGTCGGTTTTTTCTTTGAACCGAATACCGGCGCAGATGCCACTGTGATGCGGGTTGATAATTTTGCAGTAACCTCGGGCTCATAATATATGTCCGCTTTTTTGCAATATAGAAAGAATTTCCGGCGGCATCTTATTCCGGCGGCGGTTCTATGTGCGGCGCTTTTTCATGCGCCGCCGGTTCTGTGTTCGGAATTCATCATTTATGCGCAGAGCTTTGCAAATAATGTTGATAAGGTAGGTCAGTTCTGTGCCGATTATGGCTGGAAAACATATTCCGGCAGTGCCGCCGGCGATTTTTCATCGAACAGTAAACGGATCACATATTTTTCCGGCGCCGCGGTGATGGCAAACGTGCGCGCATTGTCGCCCTATGGACAGGAAATAGACCGGGGCTGTTATCTGGTAAAATCAAAACATATTACACTGGCGTATGTTCCGTTGCCGGAGGGCGTTTATTCCAACCTTAATTTAAAATTTTCCATCAGGCATGACGCGCTGGAAACCCAAACGTATTTTGCATTTCAAGCCGGCGATACCTGGTATGTTTCGCAGGATACGTTCAGCAATACAAACGCGTTTAAGGAATGTTCCATTGCGCTCGCCGGCGATGTGCAGTTCCGGCGACTGAATTTCACACCGCGGTCTGTATTGGAGATTAGCAGCGATGCGCCGGTGGCGTTTTCTGAAATTACCGGTGATATCATAAATGCCGGTTTTTTACTTGAGCCGGATGGTACTGTAGACACCAATATGCGGGTGGATAATTTTGTGATTACCGGCGGGGGCCGTGTGTCGTCTTCCGGGACGATATTTGCCGTGAAATCGTTTCTTCCGGCGGATGCCGGCTTTACCGGCTTCGACGAAGCGGTGGTGTATAAAACTGCCGGCTCGGAACAGTTGCATTTTTATCTGTATAAACCCGCAGGCTGGCAGTCGTCAGACCGGCGCCCGATGATTCTCTTTTTTCACGGCGGCGGCTGGATCGGCGGCAGTCCGTCGCAGTATGCAAGTGCGTGCCGGACATTTGCGGATAAAGGATTTGTTACCGCCACGGTGAAATACCGGCTGGCGGCAGCGGCGAACCGTCCGCCGGGCATGGATACGGTTACGGCGCATTTTCGCACGGTCGAAGATGCAAAAAGCGCATTCCGGTATACAAAAGCCAATGCGGCGGCATTCGGCGTTGATCCGGCCAAAATTATCACTGCCGGCAGTTCCGCCGGCGCGCATTTGTCGATCTGCGTTGCACTGCTGGATGTATTGAATGATCCGGCCGACAACCTGGATATTGTGCCGGACCCGGCAGCGGTGATTCTGATGTGTCCGGTAATCGACACCGGTCCGCCGCCCGGTTATGAAATAATCTATAACCGGTTCAAAAACCGTTACAAAGAATTTTCACCGATTGACAATTTGCGTTCCAACATGCCGCCGCAACTGATTCTGCTGGGCGATAAAGATACGATTCTGAGTGAAGAGCATGCCCAAACATATCAGAGCAAAGTGCGGGCGCTCGGCAGCGTGTGTGAACTGGTCATGGTTGCTGGCGCCGGGCATTCGGCATTTTACACCGGGAAGTATGCCGAAGCGGCGATTCAGGAGACGACGGATTTTCTGGAAACATTTAATTTAACGGGTGAATACCATGAATAATTTTAAACGGCACGCGGTACCGGTATTTGCGCTGGTTTTTGCGGCGGTTATGGGAATGACAAAAACCGGAGCTGCTTTTCTTTTTGCCACAGCCGGCGATGCTCCATCTGAATACGGATATATTTATGCCCAGAATTTTGCGAATAACAGCGGGGAGAGCCAGTATGTAGATGTCTATGGCTGGCACGCATATTCACAGACGAATGCAGCAGACATCACATCAAAAAACAGTAAACGGATTATCGCATACATCAATGGAAAAACTCCGGTGAAAAATGTTGCGGCGCTTTCTCCGTTTGGTGACGAAACGACCACCACCGGAGTTTATGTGGGAAATACGTGGCAGGTTTCTCTGGCGTATGTTCCGCTTCCAATTGACATGAGCACTCAGCCGAATATTATTCTCGGCTGTGATTTGAGAATGGCAACGAACTGTTCAATCGCCCGCTTTGCATTTCAGGCCGGCGATACCTGGTATGTTTCCGAAGACACATATAATTACACGCATGCCACAGAATATAAAACCGCCAGGATCGGCCTGTTCGGTGACGCAGAATTCCGGGAACTGGTATTTGTGCCCGGAACATCATTGCAGTTAAGTCCCGAACCGGCGGTGCCTTTTTCCAGTATCACCGGCAATATTTCCAATGTCGGATTTTATCTGAATCCCAACACCGGAACCACTGCGGTTTATATGCGGCTGGACAACTATACGGTTGAATCTGTTGAAACTGCAGCTGTTACCTCCGAGATCGCTCCGTCACAGATTGAAGAAAGTAATTACGTGCCGGTTGAAGAGGTGTTTATTCCTCGTGCTCAGTTTGAAGAACAGTTTGCAGTTTACGCTGGAAAACTGCGCGGCACCGGTGCCGCGCGCGTTACGCCGGAAATGACGGTGCTGTCCACCGAAAATCTGGATGGCTACGTCCGGCAGCTGGTTGCATATAATGTGGAAGAAAATGAACGGATCACCGGCTGGCTGCTGATTCCCGCCGGACTTGCCGTCGGGGAAAAACGGCCGTTAATGATGTGCATTCACGGCACCAGCGCTTACGGCAAAGATGCCCCGGTCAATAATTACAGCAATTATCCGACTGAAGACGTGACGGAGATTGAAAAACGGAATCAGCGTAAGTTCGGCGAGGATCTGGTTAAGCGCGGGTTTATCTGTTTTGCACCGGATCGCCCCGGTTACGGTGAGCGGGTACTGCCGGGCGCCACCGGCACCACAATTGAAAAAGCCAATGCCTACAAAGCGGATTTCGCGGCGCGCTATCCAACCTGGAGCTATGAATATGGCAAAGTCGTGCATGATCTTCAGCAGGCGCTGGATTTTCTTGTCGAACTGGATTTCGTGAATACGAATAGAATCGGCAGCATGGGGCATTCGCTGGGCGGACACGACAGCCTTGATATCGCCGCAATGGATGAACGCATTAAAGCCATCGCGCACAGTTGCGGCGGCGGATTTGTGTATGACTCAAAACTTTGGACGAGTCCGGCGACAGTGGAAAACGCGGTTGCTAAAATGAATCTTGGACAGTCCGCGCGCCGGAATCTGTTCCATCAAAAAATTGCACCGCGCGGCGTACTGCTGATGATCGGCCTGAACGATCCTTCCAGTCCGCTGGGAATACTTCCGGCGCTGGAACTGATCACCGAATATTATAAAGAACAGCTGCCGATGTACGGGCTGACGCGTCAGCATCCCTTTACTGTGCTGGCGCACACCGCCGGGCACGCGATGCCGGATTATATTCGCGAATATGCTTATGACTGGTTGGAAAAACAGCTGATGGAATACTAAATTTTTGCGAATGGATGTAAAACAGGACGCATCCGTTCAGAAGAACAGAAACATAACAAACAAGGAGAAAAGACAATGAATAAGACCTGTACGAGTAAAGTTAAAAAAGGATTCATTTGCGCAATGATTTCCTCAGTGATCCTTTCGTTCATTGCGCCGGCTTCGGCTGAGATAATCTATGCGCAGGGATTCGCCAATGAAATCGGTTCTGGCAGCGCTACGAATAAACCGATGAGTGATTATGATTGGGAAACATATTTTGGCACAGGTGCTACAACAGGCTCTTCCTCTGTGCGAATTTATACAACCCCTACAAATGCCGGAATAGTCAACGTAAATGCCGCAACTCCTTATGGCGAGAATATTATATATGGAGTTTATCAGGTTAATGCCGCAAACATTCAGTTTGCGTTTACGGCTCTTACCTTAGATAGAAATAACTATGAACAAATTACACTGCAATTCGATATAAGATCCGGAACTGCAGCAACGCATCATTTCGCAGTTAAAATCGGTGATGATTGGTATGTTTCGGCAGCGACATATGATTCTGAAAACATAAGGTTTGAGACTCACAATCTAGTTCTTGATACCGCAGATCTCATCGCGTTGGATTTCAGTACAGCTCCTGGTGCTAGAACATTAGGGCTTACAACAACCACTCAAAATTTTGCAGCTATCGCCGGTGATATTACGGCCGTTGGCTTCTTTGTAGATCCCGGAGCCGGCAGTACATATATGCGCGTTGACAACTTTATCGTCACGGCAATTCCTGAACCGGCGACACTGGGGCTGCTTGTTCTGAGTGTCGTTGGAATCTTCGGATTCCGTCGCATCCGCAAGGAACGCGCATAAGTGAATTAGGATAACAAAATTTAAATGAACGGATGTAAAACAGGGCGCATCCGTTCAGAAAAACAGAAACATAACAAATAAGGAGAAAAGACAATGAATAAGACCTGTACAAGTAAATATAATAAAGGGTTGGTTTTTGCAGTCGTTTCTGC is drawn from Kiritimatiellales bacterium and contains these coding sequences:
- a CDS encoding alpha/beta hydrolase, encoding MSAFLQYRKNFRRHLIPAAVLCAALFHAPPVLCSEFIIYAQSFANNVDKVGQFCADYGWKTYSGSAAGDFSSNSKRITYFSGAAVMANVRALSPYGQEIDRGCYLVKSKHITLAYVPLPEGVYSNLNLKFSIRHDALETQTYFAFQAGDTWYVSQDTFSNTNAFKECSIALAGDVQFRRLNFTPRSVLEISSDAPVAFSEITGDIINAGFLLEPDGTVDTNMRVDNFVITGGGRVSSSGTIFAVKSFLPADAGFTGFDEAVVYKTAGSEQLHFYLYKPAGWQSSDRRPMILFFHGGGWIGGSPSQYASACRTFADKGFVTATVKYRLAAAANRPPGMDTVTAHFRTVEDAKSAFRYTKANAAAFGVDPAKIITAGSSAGAHLSICVALLDVLNDPADNLDIVPDPAAVILMCPVIDTGPPPGYEIIYNRFKNRYKEFSPIDNLRSNMPPQLILLGDKDTILSEEHAQTYQSKVRALGSVCELVMVAGAGHSAFYTGKYAEAAIQETTDFLETFNLTGEYHE
- a CDS encoding PEP-CTERM sorting domain-containing protein — translated: MNKTCTSKVKKGFICAMISSVILSFIAPASAEIIYAQGFANEIGSGSATNKPMSDYDWETYFGTGATTGSSSVRIYTTPTNAGIVNVNAATPYGENIIYGVYQVNAANIQFAFTALTLDRNNYEQITLQFDIRSGTAATHHFAVKIGDDWYVSAATYDSENIRFETHNLVLDTADLIALDFSTAPGARTLGLTTTTQNFAAIAGDITAVGFFVDPGAGSTYMRVDNFIVTAIPEPATLGLLVLSVVGIFGFRRIRKERA
- a CDS encoding LacI family DNA-binding transcriptional regulator, with amino-acid sequence MASQIDIAKASGVTQSIVSRILSGHWEQDRIARRTAEKVLRIAREMDYRPNLAANIVFGRKTNLIGVVVRSFHDPYLSIILDEINERAVQDKLSVIVAGMSKGVTPLQAVHLLRGYRPDAVIVVGTIDFSEWKKQMGRSGQKIIQIGLKTPEKNIISCSSDEYSGAELLVDHLRSLGHKKIGFIRDRSLTSVVRENALQTALAKHRLKLKVVEFVALDTLSNSLPAGDPAVQKLSEKITAGELTALICVGDMIATAFATRLMQTGIQIPQEVSLASYNDVPMAAMFNPPLTTIHLPSRELAGAAMDIVTGQRAARSLNLKPSLIVRASTAAVAPE
- a CDS encoding alpha/beta hydrolase family protein, with protein sequence MNNFKRHAVPVFALVFAAVMGMTKTGAAFLFATAGDAPSEYGYIYAQNFANNSGESQYVDVYGWHAYSQTNAADITSKNSKRIIAYINGKTPVKNVAALSPFGDETTTTGVYVGNTWQVSLAYVPLPIDMSTQPNIILGCDLRMATNCSIARFAFQAGDTWYVSEDTYNYTHATEYKTARIGLFGDAEFRELVFVPGTSLQLSPEPAVPFSSITGNISNVGFYLNPNTGTTAVYMRLDNYTVESVETAAVTSEIAPSQIEESNYVPVEEVFIPRAQFEEQFAVYAGKLRGTGAARVTPEMTVLSTENLDGYVRQLVAYNVEENERITGWLLIPAGLAVGEKRPLMMCIHGTSAYGKDAPVNNYSNYPTEDVTEIEKRNQRKFGEDLVKRGFICFAPDRPGYGERVLPGATGTTIEKANAYKADFAARYPTWSYEYGKVVHDLQQALDFLVELDFVNTNRIGSMGHSLGGHDSLDIAAMDERIKAIAHSCGGGFVYDSKLWTSPATVENAVAKMNLGQSARRNLFHQKIAPRGVLLMIGLNDPSSPLGILPALELITEYYKEQLPMYGLTRQHPFTVLAHTAGHAMPDYIREYAYDWLEKQLMEY